Within the Nitrospirota bacterium genome, the region CAACAAACAGCTCAAGGAAGACTCTGAGCTTTTAAAACGGATCAACGTTTATCTTGAAAAAGAAGGCCTCCATTACAAGGGAACGGTGAAGGTTAAGCATTTCCTTTGGATTCTTCTGGATGATATTGGCGTGGACCGGCTGAAAACCTATGTCACCCACCCGCTTCGAAATCTTAAAATCGCGCCGTTTTACGGTTGTTATATTTTAAGACCCTCGAGCGCCCTGGGATATGATGATCCCAATCAACCGACCTCCCTGGAGACCGTTATTGAAGCCCTTGGCGGTGAAGCCGTCGATTATGAAGGGCGGAATAAATGCTGCGGATTTCCGGTCATTTTGGAAAATCCCGATATCGGATTAGCCATGTCCGGAAAACGGCTGGAAGAAGCAAAAACAGCCCGCGCCGATGTGATGGTTACGCCCTGTCCGCTTTGCCATATGAATCTCGATCTTCAGCAGGAAAGGGTTGAAAAGCATATCGGGAAGCCTTTTGAGATGCCGGTTCTTCACCTTCCGCAACTGGCAGGGCTTGCCATGGGCTTTTCTCCGGTCGATATGCAGATGATGCGGCATTTCGTCCCCGTCGCCTCCCTCATTTCGAAACTCCAAACCTGAAGCTCAGTTCCGAATATACAACAGGGAGGTCGTTTTTAATTCGGAATCGGTCTGCTGTTCTGAGGCATTCCACTCGTAGAAGCCCGCTCGAAATACCATAGGAGATTTTGGAAAACTCTTTATCGATGAATCAATGTATGCCAACATTACCGGGATCCACGTTCTTCCAGCAAGAGGCTTAATGAATCAAATTTTGGTTTTATCTTCAGAGGATTTATTGTTATTTTTGCTAATTCGGAAAAACTCTTTTGGGGGAGAATGGACTTCAAGGTTGAGTCGGCCTCAAAAGGAATAATTTTAGCTATCGGTAGTTTGTGATCCAAGACCGTAACTTCTTTCCCGTTTTTTACGACTCTAAGAAATTCAGAAAATCGAGCTTTTAAAGTGGCGATATTAGCCGTGATTTCTTTTTTATTATTTGACCTTTTCATGACTATATGTATGATCATAATTTTTCAAAGAGTCAACTGGTTTTAGTTCTTCTAGGAATCGAGTGCTGAGTCAAAATTAAATTGATCCCACCTTCCAAATGCGATTTCTCAGATATCTGAACAGGATTTTGTTTTAAGACCATTTGATATATAAATAAAAGTATGATAAAGTAGAATACCAAT harbors:
- a CDS encoding CoB--CoM heterodisulfide reductase iron-sulfur subunit B family protein produces the protein MKYAFYTGCAAKGATPELYVSTRLVTQKLEMELVELKSAACCGAGVITEADPELAIALNARTFALAEAEGLDLMTICGTCQGVMAQINKQLKEDSELLKRINVYLEKEGLHYKGTVKVKHFLWILLDDIGVDRLKTYVTHPLRNLKIAPFYGCYILRPSSALGYDDPNQPTSLETVIEALGGEAVDYEGRNKCCGFPVILENPDIGLAMSGKRLEEAKTARADVMVTPCPLCHMNLDLQQERVEKHIGKPFEMPVLHLPQLAGLAMGFSPVDMQMMRHFVPVASLISKLQT